In a genomic window of Cytobacillus sp. FSL H8-0458:
- a CDS encoding GNAT family N-acetyltransferase translates to MNIELKPVTRDNWEEAIQMKVKESQRDFVPSAAVSLAKVYIKPDGDAVEYIPFSIYDNDKMIGFIMHAYEPDTVSMYWINGFFIDQKYQGRGYGRAALGGMISWIKTKFPKCEEIRLTVHKDNQHARKLYKNFGFSPAGEIWGEEEVYYFSV, encoded by the coding sequence ATGAACATTGAGTTAAAACCCGTCACAAGAGACAACTGGGAAGAAGCCATACAGATGAAGGTAAAAGAATCACAGCGTGATTTCGTTCCCTCAGCGGCTGTTTCACTTGCAAAGGTATATATTAAACCGGATGGGGATGCAGTAGAGTATATCCCATTCTCAATATATGACAATGATAAAATGATTGGTTTCATCATGCATGCCTATGAGCCGGATACAGTTAGTATGTATTGGATAAACGGTTTTTTTATTGATCAGAAGTATCAGGGCAGGGGCTATGGCCGTGCAGCATTAGGCGGGATGATCAGCTGGATAAAAACTAAATTTCCAAAATGTGAGGAAATCCGCTTAACGGTTCATAAAGATAATCAACACGCAAGGAAACTTTATAAAAACTTTGGATTTTCCCCCGCCGGTGAGATATGGGGAGAGGAAGAGGTTTACTATTTTTCGGTATAA
- a CDS encoding class I SAM-dependent methyltransferase, whose protein sequence is MINETLELNKKSWDEAAKRFYGRNPLPEYGPLAPTEDDLKLFGDVRSLKMLEIGCGSGHSLKYLDQRGAGELWGLDLSPRQIQSAKELLINSSSLVELFESPMEQNPGIPADYFDAVFSIYAIGWTTNLEKTLKNVHSYLKSGGVFIFSWEHPMYNRIKAENGELMMDKSYHEEGPYQHIAWNQPAIMQQYKLSTYINLLIENGFLIERVIEDVSLTEEDVQRHANRWYSYEKARAIPAAFIIKCRKLKHVEIKK, encoded by the coding sequence ATGATTAATGAAACACTGGAATTAAATAAGAAAAGCTGGGACGAAGCGGCTAAAAGGTTTTATGGGCGCAATCCGCTGCCTGAATATGGACCGTTAGCGCCAACTGAAGATGACCTTAAATTGTTCGGAGATGTGCGCAGCTTAAAGATGCTGGAGATTGGGTGCGGCAGCGGTCATTCCCTAAAATATTTGGACCAGCGGGGAGCAGGTGAATTATGGGGATTGGATTTGTCTCCCAGGCAAATCCAATCCGCGAAGGAACTTCTAATAAATTCTTCATCGCTGGTAGAGCTGTTTGAATCTCCGATGGAACAAAATCCCGGAATCCCAGCTGATTATTTCGATGCCGTTTTTTCCATTTATGCGATTGGCTGGACCACGAATTTAGAAAAGACGCTGAAAAACGTTCATTCCTACCTTAAATCAGGCGGGGTGTTTATTTTCAGCTGGGAGCATCCAATGTATAACCGGATTAAGGCTGAAAATGGAGAATTAATGATGGATAAATCCTATCATGAAGAAGGCCCCTATCAGCACATAGCATGGAACCAGCCTGCCATTATGCAGCAATATAAATTAAGTACATATATCAATTTATTAATTGAAAACGGGTTTTTGATTGAAAGGGTAATTGAAGATGTCAGCCTTACTGAGGAAGATGTTCAGCGGCATGCCAATCGATGGTATTCCTATGAAAAGGCAAGAGCTATACCCGCTGCTTTTATTATTAAATGCAGAAAGCTAAAGCATGTGGAGATAAAAAAATGA
- a CDS encoding GNAT family N-acetyltransferase, translated as MKKEIIIDCGEVILREYRMEDVQALYEITSQPEVYEFIPGAQATLEQRVNWMKNYEIPANEKFKALMPELKDAGFLNLGIFLKETGEFIGFCNTGIKDELPEPNREIGYAISKHCRNKGYSTLAAKGLIGFLFEKTALETLNAVALTSNTSSNKVLQKCGFKLTGEIEIDGEPFFHYIMRKRIGHK; from the coding sequence ATGAAGAAAGAAATCATAATTGATTGTGGTGAAGTAATTCTAAGGGAATACAGGATGGAGGATGTCCAGGCACTCTATGAAATTACTTCCCAGCCGGAAGTTTATGAGTTTATTCCAGGTGCACAGGCTACTCTGGAGCAGCGGGTGAACTGGATGAAGAATTATGAAATTCCGGCGAATGAAAAATTCAAGGCCTTGATGCCAGAACTGAAGGATGCCGGATTTTTGAATCTGGGAATCTTTCTAAAGGAAACTGGAGAGTTTATTGGCTTTTGCAATACAGGTATAAAGGATGAATTGCCGGAACCGAACAGGGAAATTGGCTATGCCATCTCAAAGCACTGCCGGAATAAAGGCTATTCTACCCTTGCTGCAAAAGGGCTAATAGGTTTTCTTTTTGAAAAAACGGCTCTTGAAACACTAAATGCTGTTGCATTGACCAGCAACACCAGTTCCAATAAAGTTCTGCAAAAATGCGGTTTCAAGCTTACTGGCGAAATAGAGATTGATGGAGAACCGTTTTTCCATTACATCATGAGAAAAAGGATTGGGCATAAATAA
- a CDS encoding DUF2332 domain-containing protein produces the protein MLIPNLSSKFKTFGQYECRGSSNLYEFLSNKIEEDEELLVLASEARDGQPVPNLFFGAIHYLLLQGKEHVLKEFYPSIVEDPRNLQDSFQSFKDFCRLYSQEIKEIIQTRIVQTNEVRRCAYLYPVFAYIYQQTKKPLALIEIGTSAGLQLLWDQYSYSYGTGETYGNPNMNVHLSSEIKGSQVPVFPEEMPPVASRIGIDLHINDLNIGEDFLWLKSLIWPEHEERRTLFEKAAQCVKKNSISLIEGDGVELLPGLIERIPDEHSICVFHTHVANQMPPDVKEKLLAKIKASGRMRDIFHIYNNIQDRNLHLDYYLDSKEYKKSVGQTEGHGKWFTWDLN, from the coding sequence ATGTTAATACCTAACCTATCATCGAAATTCAAGACATTTGGACAATATGAATGCCGCGGTTCGAGTAATCTTTATGAATTTTTATCTAATAAAATTGAAGAGGATGAGGAATTGCTGGTTTTGGCATCTGAGGCGAGAGACGGCCAGCCTGTGCCAAATTTGTTTTTTGGGGCCATTCATTATCTGCTGTTACAAGGGAAAGAGCATGTACTTAAGGAATTCTATCCAAGTATAGTGGAGGATCCAAGAAACCTTCAAGATTCCTTCCAAAGCTTTAAAGATTTCTGCAGGCTGTATTCACAAGAAATTAAAGAGATAATACAAACAAGAATAGTTCAGACGAATGAAGTAAGGCGCTGTGCTTACCTGTACCCGGTATTCGCTTATATTTACCAGCAAACCAAAAAGCCGCTGGCCCTGATTGAGATAGGGACTAGCGCCGGCCTGCAGCTTCTTTGGGATCAATACAGCTACTCTTATGGAACAGGAGAAACATACGGGAATCCAAACATGAACGTTCATTTATCCTCTGAAATCAAGGGGAGCCAAGTCCCGGTTTTTCCTGAAGAAATGCCGCCGGTTGCTTCAAGAATTGGCATTGATCTTCATATAAATGACTTGAATATCGGGGAAGATTTTTTGTGGCTGAAATCACTTATCTGGCCTGAACATGAGGAGAGAAGAACTCTATTCGAAAAAGCTGCCCAATGTGTAAAGAAAAATTCAATCAGCCTGATTGAAGGAGATGGTGTTGAGTTATTGCCAGGTCTGATTGAACGTATACCTGATGAGCATTCAATCTGTGTATTCCACACACATGTGGCCAATCAAATGCCTCCCGATGTTAAAGAGAAGCTGCTTGCAAAAATAAAAGCAAGCGGACGCATGAGGGACATTTTTCATATTTATAACAATATCCAGGACCGGAATCTGCATCTTGATTATTATCTGGATTCTAAAGAATACAAGAAATCCGTCGGCCAAACAGAAGGGCATGGCAAGTGGTTTACCTGGGATTTGAATTAG
- the trhO gene encoding oxygen-dependent tRNA uridine(34) hydroxylase TrhO — protein MSQKPYRVLLYYMYVPIEDPEEFAREHKAFCNELGLKGRILVANEGINGTVSGPVEQTDRYMEAMKQDPRFAEMVFKIDEADGHAFPKMKVRARPELVTLRLEDDVNPNEITGKYLEPKEFYERLQDEDTIVLDARNDYEYDLGHFRGAIRPDIENFRDLPNWVRENKELLGDKKIITYCTGGIRCEKFSGWLVKEGFEDVAQLHGGIVTYGKDPEVQGQLWDGQLYVFDDRIGVPVNQKEHVIVGKDYFTGEPCERYVNCANPACNKKILCSEENEHKYMRSCSDECRMHPRNRYIAEHGLSEAEVEERLEKVRA, from the coding sequence ATGAGTCAAAAACCGTACAGAGTATTACTTTACTACATGTATGTTCCGATTGAGGACCCTGAGGAGTTCGCAAGGGAGCATAAAGCATTCTGCAATGAGCTGGGCCTTAAAGGGCGTATTCTTGTTGCAAATGAAGGAATTAATGGGACTGTATCCGGACCAGTGGAACAGACCGACCGCTATATGGAAGCGATGAAGCAGGATCCGCGCTTTGCGGAGATGGTTTTCAAAATAGATGAAGCAGATGGACATGCATTTCCTAAGATGAAGGTTCGTGCACGCCCTGAGCTTGTAACACTTCGCCTTGAAGACGATGTGAACCCGAACGAGATTACTGGGAAATACCTTGAGCCAAAAGAGTTCTACGAAAGACTTCAGGATGAAGACACGATTGTGCTGGATGCACGAAATGATTATGAATATGATCTTGGACACTTCAGAGGAGCGATCAGGCCGGATATTGAAAACTTCCGCGACCTGCCAAACTGGGTCCGTGAAAATAAGGAATTGCTTGGCGATAAAAAGATCATTACGTATTGCACAGGCGGCATCCGCTGTGAAAAGTTCTCCGGCTGGCTTGTAAAAGAAGGCTTTGAAGATGTAGCCCAGCTTCACGGAGGAATTGTCACATATGGAAAAGACCCAGAGGTTCAGGGTCAGCTATGGGATGGCCAGCTTTATGTATTCGATGATCGCATTGGCGTACCAGTTAACCAAAAGGAGCATGTAATCGTAGGTAAGGACTACTTCACAGGCGAGCCTTGTGAACGCTACGTCAACTGTGCAAATCCTGCCTGCAATAAAAAAATTCTTTGCTCTGAAGAAAACGAGCATAAATATATGCGCAGCTGTTCTGATGAATGCCGCATGCATCCCCGGAACCGTTATATTGCTGAGCACGGCCTTTCAGAGGCAGAAGTGGAAGAAAGATTAGAAAAAGTAAGAGCATAA
- a CDS encoding LysE family translocator, translated as MENLLLFLFMSFLLVILPGPDTGILIQNTISSGKKSGIKTMFGSVAGLMVHTMAVVFGLSALIVKSAYIFSFIKYAGAIYLIYLGIVSLKSLSKKQEPADMERKHKKTKSHFLQGFFTCVSNPKVAVFFLTFFPQFLSTEGNHFAQFLAMGLIYSFITIIWFFFYVYLIDFFRAWLKKPSVNNAIQGVSGVVLMGFGIKLALEKQP; from the coding sequence ATGGAGAATTTGCTATTATTTCTGTTTATGTCGTTTCTGCTTGTCATTTTGCCGGGACCTGATACAGGAATCCTGATTCAAAACACGATTTCAAGCGGGAAAAAAAGCGGTATTAAAACGATGTTCGGATCTGTCGCCGGGCTGATGGTCCATACAATGGCTGTAGTTTTTGGCTTATCGGCATTAATTGTAAAGTCTGCATACATTTTTTCTTTTATTAAGTATGCTGGTGCGATATATCTTATATATTTGGGCATTGTTTCGTTAAAGTCTCTATCGAAAAAACAAGAACCGGCTGACATGGAGAGAAAGCATAAGAAGACCAAATCGCATTTTCTTCAAGGCTTTTTCACTTGTGTGTCAAACCCAAAAGTAGCTGTATTCTTTTTAACTTTTTTTCCTCAATTTTTAAGTACGGAAGGGAATCACTTTGCGCAATTTCTTGCCATGGGCTTAATATATAGTTTTATAACAATCATCTGGTTCTTTTTCTATGTATATTTGATTGACTTTTTCAGGGCATGGCTGAAAAAACCTTCTGTTAATAATGCAATACAAGGAGTTTCTGGTGTGGTTTTAATGGGATTTGGCATTAAATTGGCCCTTGAGAAACAGCCTTAA
- a CDS encoding DEAD/DEAH box helicase encodes MDIKLTHKMIKEMCGTVSFKRGDAFFRNKKVTINKYNGEICEATVSAGEDFYVEVQKTSGNGFKTTCSCPKLASFDKECQHAAAVLLAIYDMQQYRSPNLSAGTLEASPEHALTDSLMTLFSEQPGRSSGHQLHFENRQVLQPEFTCVPVHLGKGHHLFAIKCSIGPMAVLDIRQFLHSVKEGKPSLLSLSFSYDPALHCFPPEADAVLQQLIQVIHDESIYINALMDDFDYTASKHMLLIPPSSWERLKPVLALAEKVKLEIRGKTFDRMAFSESRLPLQFELAEKKDHCYLHVKGLDRLLILVSYSAVLSGGKFITLKKDDCKRLYDLTQMLEAAGKNEIPIAAEQMEMFLEKVIPGLRKLGDVHISEDMSHRFMKTPLTAKLYLDRLRNRLLAGIEFHYENIVINPLESREPKGGTRIIRDVALEDEILQLMEESSFARTDGGYFLQNEELEYEFLYHVVPKLQKLVQIYATTAVRNRIFRENAKPQIRIKMKKERTNWLEFKFELTGIADQEIRDILFALEEKRKFYRLKNGALLSLETREFEEIQRFLKAVPEQAEDLESGLNMPVISGLRMLDAAGDQEVFCHEETFRTFLAELEDPSCLQISVPEKLDSILREYQKNGFKWLKTMAHYGFGGILADDMGLGKTLQSISFIQSNLKDIRENTGPALIVCPSSLTYNWLSELTKFTPDIQAIVIDGNQNERAELQKDLSGADVVITSYPLVLKDIKWYEMQQFHTVFFDEAQVFKNPVTQTARAVKKIQAKYRFALTGTPVENSAEELWSIFHVVFPELFGGLKDYGNLTRKTIARRVRPFMLRRLKEDVLSELPEKMELIDSAELLPDQKKLYAAYLAKLREDTLKHLNKDTIRKNRIRILAGLTRLRQICCHPALFVDGYKGTSAKFEQLKRIIEESRLSGRRVLIFSQFTKMLDLIGRELALMDLPFFYLDGQTPSGDRVEICRRFNEGERDFFLISLKAGGTGLNLTGADTVILYDLWWNPAVEEQAADRAHRIGQKNTVQVIKLLSRGTIEEKMNELQDKKKNLIEEIIDSNESAAGSLTEEDIREILMI; translated from the coding sequence GTGGATATTAAATTGACTCACAAAATGATAAAAGAAATGTGCGGTACTGTCTCCTTCAAAAGAGGGGACGCCTTTTTCAGGAATAAAAAAGTAACGATAAATAAATACAATGGTGAAATATGCGAGGCAACGGTATCTGCAGGTGAAGATTTTTATGTTGAGGTACAGAAAACTTCAGGTAATGGCTTCAAAACAACATGCAGCTGTCCCAAGCTTGCATCATTTGATAAAGAGTGCCAGCATGCTGCGGCTGTACTGCTGGCAATTTATGATATGCAGCAATATAGATCGCCAAACCTTTCAGCAGGCACCCTTGAAGCTTCTCCGGAACACGCCTTAACTGATAGCCTTATGACACTTTTCAGTGAACAGCCGGGAAGGTCAAGCGGGCACCAGCTTCATTTTGAAAACAGGCAAGTGCTCCAGCCTGAGTTTACCTGTGTGCCTGTTCATTTGGGAAAAGGGCATCATCTGTTTGCCATCAAATGTTCCATCGGCCCAATGGCTGTACTGGATATCCGTCAATTTCTACATTCAGTTAAAGAGGGGAAACCAAGCCTATTATCACTATCTTTTTCCTATGATCCCGCCCTTCATTGTTTCCCGCCGGAAGCGGATGCCGTCCTTCAGCAGCTGATACAGGTAATACACGATGAATCTATTTATATCAATGCTTTAATGGATGATTTCGATTATACCGCGTCGAAGCATATGCTCTTAATCCCTCCATCATCATGGGAACGCCTGAAGCCCGTTTTGGCGCTCGCAGAAAAAGTAAAGCTTGAAATAAGAGGGAAAACGTTTGATCGAATGGCTTTTTCAGAGAGCCGGCTGCCATTGCAATTTGAACTGGCCGAAAAAAAAGATCATTGTTATTTACATGTTAAAGGGCTGGATCGGTTGCTGATCCTGGTTTCGTATAGTGCGGTTCTATCCGGCGGAAAATTCATCACGCTCAAGAAAGATGACTGTAAGCGTCTGTATGATTTAACACAGATGCTTGAGGCTGCCGGAAAAAACGAAATTCCGATAGCTGCTGAACAAATGGAGATGTTTCTTGAAAAAGTGATTCCTGGGTTGAGAAAACTGGGGGATGTCCATATTTCTGAAGATATGTCACACAGATTTATGAAAACTCCTTTGACTGCAAAGCTGTACTTGGACCGACTGCGGAACCGTCTGCTGGCAGGAATTGAATTTCATTATGAAAATATCGTGATCAATCCTCTGGAGAGCAGAGAGCCAAAGGGCGGAACAAGGATTATTAGAGATGTGGCATTAGAGGATGAGATCCTTCAGCTTATGGAGGAAAGCTCTTTTGCCAGAACGGATGGCGGCTATTTTCTGCAGAATGAAGAGCTGGAATATGAATTCCTTTATCATGTTGTCCCTAAACTGCAGAAACTGGTGCAGATATATGCGACTACGGCAGTCAGAAACCGGATTTTTAGGGAGAATGCCAAACCGCAAATACGGATAAAAATGAAAAAAGAGCGGACTAATTGGCTGGAATTCAAGTTTGAATTGACCGGCATAGCTGACCAGGAGATACGGGATATATTATTTGCACTTGAGGAGAAAAGGAAATTCTATCGCCTCAAAAATGGCGCACTTCTTTCTTTGGAAACAAGGGAATTTGAGGAAATTCAGCGTTTTCTGAAGGCTGTGCCAGAGCAGGCGGAGGATCTGGAAAGCGGTTTGAACATGCCGGTTATTTCAGGTCTTAGAATGCTGGACGCAGCTGGTGATCAGGAAGTGTTCTGTCATGAGGAAACCTTTAGGACGTTTTTGGCGGAGCTTGAGGATCCATCATGCCTGCAGATTTCTGTGCCGGAAAAACTGGATTCTATTTTAAGGGAATATCAGAAAAATGGATTTAAATGGTTAAAGACAATGGCGCATTATGGATTTGGCGGCATTTTGGCAGATGATATGGGACTTGGGAAGACACTGCAGAGCATTTCATTTATTCAATCTAACCTAAAGGATATTAGGGAAAATACCGGCCCTGCCCTTATTGTGTGCCCATCATCCTTAACGTACAACTGGTTAAGCGAACTGACGAAGTTCACACCGGATATCCAGGCAATTGTCATTGACGGAAATCAAAATGAACGGGCTGAGCTTCAGAAGGATTTATCCGGCGCAGATGTGGTGATTACTTCCTATCCGCTGGTGCTTAAAGATATTAAATGGTATGAGATGCAGCAATTTCATACGGTGTTTTTCGATGAGGCACAGGTTTTTAAAAATCCGGTCACCCAAACAGCGAGAGCGGTAAAGAAAATCCAAGCGAAATATCGCTTTGCGTTAACAGGCACACCCGTTGAAAATTCTGCAGAAGAGCTGTGGTCTATTTTTCATGTCGTTTTCCCTGAATTGTTTGGCGGCTTAAAGGATTACGGAAATTTAACAAGGAAGACGATTGCAAGAAGGGTTCGTCCCTTCATGCTCAGGAGGCTGAAAGAAGATGTCCTTTCAGAGCTGCCTGAAAAGATGGAGCTGATTGATTCGGCTGAATTGCTGCCCGATCAGAAGAAGCTCTATGCAGCATACCTGGCAAAACTGAGAGAAGATACCTTAAAGCATTTAAATAAAGACACAATCAGAAAAAACCGCATAAGAATCCTTGCCGGTTTGACAAGGCTCCGCCAGATTTGCTGCCACCCTGCTTTGTTTGTGGATGGATATAAAGGGACTTCAGCAAAATTTGAACAGCTCAAGAGAATAATAGAAGAATCCAGATTGTCTGGCAGACGAGTGCTAATCTTTTCACAGTTCACTAAAATGCTGGACCTTATTGGCAGAGAACTGGCCCTTATGGATTTGCCGTTTTTTTACCTGGATGGACAGACACCTTCGGGAGACCGTGTGGAAATTTGCCGCCGATTTAATGAGGGGGAGCGCGATTTTTTCCTGATTTCATTGAAGGCAGGCGGCACAGGACTCAATCTGACTGGTGCTGATACCGTCATCTTGTACGATTTGTGGTGGAACCCTGCCGTTGAGGAACAGGCAGCCGACCGGGCTCATCGCATAGGACAGAAGAATACTGTTCAGGTAATAAAATTGCTGTCGAGAGGCACAATCGAAGAGAAGATGAATGAACTCCAGGATAAAAAGAAAAACCTGATCGAGGAAATCATAGATTCGAATGAAAGTGCAGCGGGTAGTCTGACGGAAGAGGACATACGGGAGATCTTGATGATTTAA
- a CDS encoding GyrI-like domain-containing protein, whose amino-acid sequence MCKVALKEFKAAVIRNKGLFKDYARLVPETAQAFLKQSHLVQNSSGLEVAFFEPKRGEDHLEGTFFTGFLVHEKAETLPYGMEYIEAEHTYASIRGKTAEMGDLHSRLNSWLSENNRQQSIDDYIIEVYYPAANEEEEVEVFIPIKD is encoded by the coding sequence ATGTGCAAAGTGGCATTAAAAGAATTTAAAGCTGCAGTCATAAGGAACAAGGGTCTTTTTAAGGATTATGCCCGTCTGGTGCCTGAAACAGCTCAGGCTTTTTTAAAGCAGAGCCATCTTGTTCAAAACAGCAGCGGTTTAGAAGTGGCCTTTTTTGAACCAAAGAGAGGGGAAGACCATTTGGAAGGAACCTTTTTTACCGGGTTTTTAGTTCATGAAAAAGCAGAAACGCTGCCATATGGGATGGAGTATATAGAGGCCGAGCATACTTATGCATCGATCAGAGGAAAGACTGCTGAGATGGGCGATTTGCATTCGCGCCTTAACAGCTGGCTCAGTGAGAATAACCGCCAGCAATCTATTGATGATTATATTATTGAAGTTTATTACCCGGCTGCAAATGAGGAGGAAGAGGTGGAAGTTTTTATCCCAATCAAAGATTAA
- a CDS encoding metal-dependent hydrolase has translation MNGTAHAAIGAAAGYVVANTVHASPSTTLLLVGLGSVSGLIPDLDIDGKLRDRLTLSHEIFQTVAQIIGILMIIYSFYEGSPKEKWLGMGIGIGMTAISAKIRQKHMLTITGIGVLAGGASLQELWLILFGIYILIASFVSHRSYTHSLLGVIFFAFISSRFEMSLGIEGVYYTCLAGYISHLIADLKVLPFNKRGVKLFLPLSSKEI, from the coding sequence TTGAATGGTACCGCCCATGCAGCAATTGGAGCAGCAGCAGGATACGTGGTAGCGAACACTGTTCATGCCAGCCCCTCCACAACACTTTTATTAGTCGGCCTCGGAAGTGTTTCAGGATTAATCCCTGATCTTGATATTGATGGAAAGCTCCGCGACCGGCTGACATTATCACATGAAATCTTTCAGACGGTTGCCCAAATCATTGGAATTTTAATGATTATCTATAGTTTTTATGAGGGCTCCCCGAAAGAGAAATGGCTCGGAATGGGCATAGGAATTGGAATGACAGCCATCTCAGCGAAAATCAGGCAAAAGCACATGCTGACCATAACGGGAATTGGTGTCCTGGCAGGAGGAGCCTCCCTGCAGGAACTTTGGCTCATATTATTTGGGATATATATTTTAATAGCTTCCTTTGTTTCCCACCGCAGTTATACTCATTCCCTGCTGGGGGTTATTTTTTTCGCATTCATTTCTTCAAGATTTGAAATGTCCCTTGGCATAGAAGGAGTCTATTATACCTGCCTTGCCGGCTACATAAGCCATTTGATTGCCGATTTAAAAGTCCTTCCCTTCAATAAAAGAGGAGTAAAGCTCTTTCTTCCCCTTTCATCGAAAGAGATTTAA
- a CDS encoding TraB/GumN family protein: MSEENITRIHLDGKEYILIGTAHVSKHSAEQVKEVIEAEQPDSVCVELDEQRYKSIIDGSKWKEMDIIQVIKEKKASLLLMNLAISSFQNRMADQFGIKAGQEMIQGIESAKETGAKLVLADRNIQITFARIWGNLGLKGKSLLLSQVIASIFSKDTITEEELEKMKNQDTINAILNEFTESFPRLKKPLIDERDQYLAQKIKDAPGKKIVAVLGAAHVPGIKEEIKREQDMAKLTERPPKSKIPKIIGWSIPFMIIAIIAYTFIANPSAGFSQTLSWILWHGSLSALGAAVALGHPLAILTAFVAAPITSLNPLLASGWFAGLAQAYVRRPSVHDFETLTDDVFTVKGFWRNKVTRILLIVVLSNIGSSIGTFIGGADVIRVFFENL, from the coding sequence ATGTCAGAGGAAAACATAACGAGGATTCATTTAGACGGCAAGGAATACATACTGATCGGAACAGCACATGTGTCAAAGCACAGTGCAGAACAGGTGAAGGAAGTCATTGAGGCTGAACAGCCTGACTCTGTTTGTGTGGAATTGGATGAGCAGAGATATAAATCAATTATTGATGGCAGTAAGTGGAAAGAGATGGATATTATCCAGGTGATTAAGGAAAAGAAGGCATCATTGCTTTTAATGAACCTGGCGATTTCATCCTTTCAAAACCGTATGGCTGACCAATTTGGCATAAAGGCTGGCCAGGAAATGATCCAGGGAATTGAGTCAGCCAAAGAAACAGGGGCAAAGCTCGTTTTGGCGGACCGCAATATCCAGATTACCTTTGCAAGGATTTGGGGCAACCTTGGATTAAAAGGAAAATCACTGCTTCTCAGTCAGGTAATTGCAAGTATTTTCAGCAAAGATACCATAACTGAAGAAGAACTTGAAAAAATGAAGAATCAGGATACAATAAATGCAATTCTAAATGAATTTACAGAAAGTTTTCCGCGATTGAAAAAACCTCTTATTGATGAGCGGGATCAATACCTGGCTCAGAAAATAAAAGATGCGCCAGGGAAAAAAATTGTAGCGGTGCTGGGGGCAGCACATGTACCGGGGATCAAAGAGGAAATCAAAAGAGAGCAGGACATGGCCAAATTGACTGAGCGCCCGCCGAAATCCAAGATTCCTAAGATTATTGGCTGGAGCATTCCTTTTATGATTATAGCCATTATTGCTTATACGTTCATAGCAAATCCATCAGCAGGGTTTTCCCAGACATTAAGCTGGATTCTATGGCATGGTTCTTTATCAGCTCTCGGGGCTGCAGTTGCATTAGGACATCCGCTTGCAATTCTAACAGCATTTGTAGCAGCGCCAATCACTTCCTTAAATCCGCTGTTGGCATCCGGCTGGTTTGCCGGGCTTGCACAGGCTTATGTACGCCGTCCGAGTGTCCATGATTTCGAAACACTAACAGACGATGTTTTTACCGTAAAAGGTTTTTGGCGCAATAAGGTAACACGGATTTTACTTATTGTTGTCCTTTCTAATATTGGAAGCTCAATCGGCACTTTTATTGGGGGAGCCGATGTAATCAGAGTGTTTTTTGAAAATTTATAA